The sequence AGATCTATTGAAAGGCGTTGGGGTTGGGGCATTCGGGCATAGTGCTCTGCAAGAACCCTTAGTTTCTGACGTGATATGCCGTGACATAACTTGTATATACCTGTACGATTAGAGTATATTCCTCTCTTGCTCTTTGCTTTATTTGCCCTTGAGGGACAGATAGGATGAACCCTCGAGgctgatttttctttttttttgttaaaACAACGCCCTATAACATAAAATATACATCCAAGGAACCCAAGTTATACATGATAAATCCTTACAGCCCAACAAAAGTGTGTGATACCCCGATCtactgcttcttcttcaccGGATCTTCTTCCTTCGGCGGAGCCGAATAGAGCCATGCCATAACAAAGGCCAAGAATCCACCAACAACCGACCACAATCCAGCAATCCAGACCCAACCACCAGTAATTTCCCAGCTGCGCGGCCACTCGTCGTGTGCAAAGTGTCTCACTGTAACTTCGTGTTTCTCAACCACATTGGTGAGGAAAGGACGTTTATAATTAATTCGGAAAGAGAAGATGCCATGTTGATCAGGAAGAATAAAAGAGGTCCCGTAAACTGCACCGCTCTCTGTCTCATAGACAGGCTTGAGGTTCAATCGGTGAAAAGGCGAAAGCATTGCGAATTCAAGCTGCAGGGCATCGTTTTCAGGTACCTTGAAGGGAACCCAATGGTCGTAGTCGTACTCCGAGAGTTCGATGTTGAAGGTCTGCAGCAATCAGTATTATTGATAACTCGTAACAGGTTAGGTATAGGGGAACATACCACATTATTTTTGATCCGATACATAGTCGGGCTAGAATCATTCAGAAGAGCGGGACTTGTGGAGGCCGTTTCGCTTAGATAGTGCTGTATTTTTCGCATTCTGACGACACCAACTTCCTTAAACGTCCAGGCCGTAAGCTGCTTCGCAAACTCCCTATTCGCCGTCTTACTTTCCTTTCCCTCCTTTGGTCCTTTAACGGTAGCTGAGAACCATTTATCCTGCAAGCTCTCAACCGAACCCAGAACAGTGACACGCGCAGAGTTTCTCGCTTGCATAGCGGAGACGAGAGCAATCTGCGATCCCATTGCAAAAGTATCTTCTACCGGCGCATCTATATCTTTGGCATCATACGAGTATGCCGTCTCGGGAGCTTGAAGGATAGGAGCAAGTAGAGGACTGGCGTTCCCGAGAAGCTGACCGGCAGATTTCGGAAATGCGAGAATCCCATCACCAGCAAAATAGTTTTTCACCCCTGGGCGCAGTTTTCCAGGTTGGGAAATGAGTAGGGTGTCATGGAAATCGGCGGAGGACACTGTATCATAATTGAAATGGTCCGCGACTACGGGGGCCCGATCGGGAGAAAGGCTTATGTCGAGCTCGAGGAGGAGGGATGTTATGGAACTGGGAGTCGGCGAGCCTCCAGAAAGGGCGAGAATGATGTTTCCTTCGTCATTGACAAAGTCGAGGAGAGCCTTGGGCGTCAAAGCCGGCCCAAGTCCTAGACTTCATATTAGTTTTAAAGCCCGTTCGAATTGAAGAGGCCCTTGAAACACTACCTTTGGATTTCGGGGGTAGGACCAAGAGGTGGTCATATGCCCTAACGCCATACTGGAAAAGCGAGAGCTTCTCGTCCTTTGGAGTTGTAAAGGTTATTGAGTAGCCCCGACCTAATTACGCACATCCGGGTTAGACCTGGTCAGACAGATATACCgctcagcagcagcaaccaaATACGCACTTTCAAGGTCAGCCCAAAATGTAGAATATAAGGGCTTTTCAGAAGACTCCTCCTGAATCACCAGTAATCGGCTGCCAGAGCTACTTAACGCTTGAACAGCTCCATAGTATATCCCAAGGACAAGCAAGGAAAGAAACCACCGCATACTGGCATTTAACCCGTGCGCGCGGGCAATGCAGAGGAGGAAAGACTAACGGGCAGATTTGCCAACTGCTCGGTGGCTCTCTTATCGTATGTTTGGCAATAACATGAATCCGGAGGTGACTGATTGAGTGTTGGGGCGTGGAATGAAGCTACGTGTTTGGAACCCAGTCCAACATGCCAAGACCCAGCAGCATCACATCCAGTCCCGTTGCGGGCACAACCCTTCATCACCACCATCGCTCCGAGACCTTAACCGGCCGAACGTCTCCTTGCCCTCAACACCCAATTGCTTTGTCTATCCGGCGATATACACCCCCCCCGAATACACACTTTCCCGACTCAATTGAGGCCTTCGAAATACCGCACATCCAGGTTGTAGCCATGTCCAAGCCAGTATTCTGGTCCACACCCCTCCGCTACATGCGCTGGGCAGCGAACGAGAGACCGGCTATCTTCTACTCCATCTTGATGGGCTCACTGGGTCCTGTCGCATTGGTTGCTTTACCTCCAATTAGACGATACTTTGGAGACGTTGATCCTGCGCCCGTGCCCATGAGTTATCCGAGTGCGTATTGCCTCTTTCCTTTTCACCTTCACCTCAGAGCACATCACTTTAGCCTGAGAACCCTGGCACCCTTCGCCTTGtccaattttttttccccaatTATCCGCCCGTTCCTCGGGAACTAGGCATTGTGCGCATCATGATTCAGAACAGTAGCAAGCTAACATTATCCCACTTGTCGCGCTCTAGTTCCCCCCGGCCCGAGAAAGATACCACAAGGTTACGACGACGAGTAACCGAAGCCTCATTGTACATTCCCCGCCGACCTtccaaaaaaataaaataaaataaaataaaattacGATAACACTGGAGCTGCTACTGTAAGCTCTGTCTCTCAAATCTCGCAGTTACGGAGTCCTACCCAATTATCGCTCATTCCGCTACGGCAATCCCTTAATCCTTTCAGGGCCTTGAAATGCGCTGCACCTTCGATACCACGAGCGCAATGTGTGGTGTATCATTTCTTACAGGCCTGGAAacaggaagaaaaggaaaaagggagaataaaaagagaataaaatGCCCGCAGAAGagtttgatttttttttttttttttggaagccctctcttgcctttccCTTTATGTTGTATcgcatgtatgtacataaATGCATAACTGTTTCctctttatttttatatcTATAGAGTTTAGCGAAATGTTCGACGACGCCATTATCGCGCGCGGCGATGGcgaaattttttttttaaaaaaaaggcgtAAAAAATTTCATATCCGGTAAAAGGTGTAAAGGTCTGTCACGTTTTCGGAATTGACAACTTGTCGTTGTGGGCATTAGCAGTAATGTGAGTCGAGCTACGTAACATGCAGCACAGAGAGTCGACGTGAACGGGGTACCATCGACCTGTACTCTGAGGTAGTTGGGTCTAGAGATGTCAATTGAAGCTCCCTCTGCAGCCGAGATTTTGCAAAACGCAGCATTCAAGAGATAGCATATGCTCTCAAATTCTATCAATGGACCTGGTTCCCAAGCCGTTGAGCTGTCATCTTGGATATAAAAAGCATAAAGGTCATATTATCATTTTAACCTGTTTATGAACGCCTCTCATGCATTATCTAAGCATTAATAGCCTCGCCTTCTTTATGAAAACAGACAGCCTGGCTCCAAGATGCAGATTTCCCAAAGCAGAAGCGAGATAGGGAGGAGTCTTCGGTACAGATGTCCAGTCCAGCATGGAGGTAACAAAGGCAGTGATGCAACATGATTTTTTAAAAGGGACAAAAGAAcgaaaagagaagaggaaaaaaaaacatAAAGCAGATATTAATCCCTGTACATTGCTTTCACAGAAGAGCTTGGAACAGCCAggcatctttttttttttttttttttttttttttttccaataACATCACTGGAGGATCCAGGTTCATACACGAAGCCGCCTTTTTCCGCCAACACCCCCAAACCAGCCCGTAACGCGCCGAATCCAGGAATAAGTAACAGTAGTCCACGGGAAGAGATATGAATTAAGCTCCACTCCAATAGCGCGTCGAGAATCTGGCCTTCACTGTATCGTTGCGAATAAAGCAATGCACAGTTTTGACGTCGGTGGACGCCAATTTTTACACATTCTCATCTCAGTGAGGCCCGATCCATGACAATCGGTGTAGCACATGGATCTAAGAGATTCAAAGAGTGGGCCGCAAAGAAAAAACTAGCCATGCAGACTGCAAGGAGAGTGTAAAAATTCCACATTCTTTGGGGCTGTTCCATGAGGCCACTGTATAATGTgacttttttatttttttttttccttttgaatTGGAGAACACAGAATAAGTTCAAATCTCATATTGGAACAGGTAATATATTAGCGGGGTCGGCGTTGAGGATCTCTCTCCCTTGCTTGCATTGGCCTGCTAACTGGGCCTCTAGGATCCGGATAAACGCTCTCAGGGGAATATCTTGGGTCCATCATCCGAGGGTCGGGAGCAGTGGTGGGCGGATAGCCCATACCCGTAGTGGGGACTGGTGCATAATCCGGGCCGTCATTCTCATATCCTTGGCCGGTATAACGGGGTGCGGCACGGCTATCAGCATAGGGGTAAGGATTGCCAGGATTCCCAGGAGCGTAGGTATAAGATGACTGCATCTCTGCAGTTGTGACAACTGGCATTGATGACTGTCCTTGAGCATATTGAGTTGGTGCAGGGGGATATGGTGCTGGATCTGACGAATAGCCTGAAGGTTGGTTGAATGACTGGCCATATCCAGGTCCGCTCGCCTGAGGAGGATAGGCACTTGGCGCTGAAGCATATACATCCATGTATGGTTGGGTTGTAGCGGGAGCATATGTTGCTTGCTGGCGGGATTCGTGAATAGCAGATGAATTGTAGGAAGCTGGAACCCCGTTAGGGCCTTGCGACAAGTTCGCATCATCATAGTAATTACCTCTAGGGTGACCTCTCTCGGCTCTACGAGATGTCTCCGCCTCCCATCGAGCAGAATCGGCCTTGAGATCGGCAATCATTTCCTACACAGGAGAAGATCGATGTTAGTGCGAACCTGGAACGCAGATATGCCAATCGACAACGGTAGGATAGGGATTTcaaaggaggaggaggagcatACAGAAGTCAGGTTCCGATAGGCACGAATAAAGTATCCTTGGCGCCCCTGCAACGAAATTGTCAGCTGTGGAAGAGCGCAACGAAGAGGCCAGCAGGATGGGTGATGGGCTCTGAGGATTGGGAAAGCGGACCTGGTGGACCCCAGGTTTAACCAGGGCATCATTTCCAAGATAGCGGCAAATGTCAGCCTGGATCACCTCACGACTGATGCCGTCCTTTTCAATAAAATATTCATTTTGACGCTCCGAGTGTGCCATGATATGCTCTTGCTGGTGGGGAGTTGAATCTCAAAATATCACTGCTTGCTTTTAACGGATTAAACAAAATGAAATCCAGTAAGACCCTGAGGCAAAGAGGACGGACAAATCCACGTGCAAGTATTTTTTCCGCTTGGATGGCAAGTAAGGCCGCTGAAGGTCAGG is a genomic window of Coccidioides posadasii str. Silveira chromosome 3, complete sequence containing:
- the WBP1 gene encoding oligosaccharyl transferase glycoprotein complex, beta subunit (SECRETED:SignalP(1-19)~BUSCO:306594at4751~EggNog:ENOG410PIP1~COG:O~TransMembrane:1 (n3-14c19/20o430-454i)~BUSCO:6548at33183), producing the protein MRWFLSLLVLGIYYGAVQALSSSGSRLLVIQEESSEKPLYSTFWADLESRGYSITFTTPKDEKLSLFQYGVRAYDHLLVLPPKSKGLGPALTPKALLDFVNDEGNIILALSGGSPTPSSITSLLLELDISLSPDRAPVVADHFNYDTVSSADFHDTLLISQPGKLRPGVKNYFAGDGILAFPKSAGQLLGNASPLLAPILQAPETAYSYDAKDIDAPVEDTFAMGSQIALVSAMQARNSARVTVLGSVESLQDKWFSATVKGPKEGKESKTANREFAKQLTAWTFKEVGVVRMRKIQHYLSETASTSPALLNDSSPTMYRIKNNVTFNIELSEYDYDHWVPFKVPENDALQLEFAMLSPFHRLNLKPVYETESGAVYGTSFILPDQHGIFSFRINYKRPFLTNVVEKHEVTVRHFAHDEWPRSWEITGGWVWIAGLWSVVGGFLAFVMAWLYSAPPKEEDPVKKKQ
- a CDS encoding uncharacterized protein (EggNog:ENOG410PS2C~COG:U~TransMembrane:1 (i92-113o)~BUSCO:17077at33183), encoding MPRPSSITSSPVAGTTLHHHHRSETLTGRTSPCPQHPIALSIRRYTPPPNTHFPDSIEAFEIPHIQVVAMSKPVFWSTPLRYMRWAANERPAIFYSILMGSLGPVALVALPPIRRYFGDVDPAPVPMSYPIPPGPRKIPQGYDDE
- a CDS encoding uncharacterized protein (EggNog:ENOG410PRVB~COG:K~BUSCO:12905at33183); the protein is MAHSERQNEYFIEKDGISREVIQADICRYLGNDALVKPGVHQGRQGYFIRAYRNLTSEMIADLKADSARWEAETSRRAERGHPRASYNSSAIHESRQQATYAPATTQPYMDVYASAPSAYPPQASGPGYGQSFNQPSGYSSDPAPYPPAPTQYAQGQSSMPVVTTAEMQSSYTYAPGNPGNPYPYADSRAAPRYTGQGYENDGPDYAPVPTTGMGYPPTTAPDPRMMDPRYSPESVYPDPRGPVSRPMQARERDPQRRPR